One window of the Periophthalmus magnuspinnatus isolate fPerMag1 chromosome 17, fPerMag1.2.pri, whole genome shotgun sequence genome contains the following:
- the LOC117385294 gene encoding dehydrogenase/reductase SDR family member 12-like: MSLFRNTVWFLNGIQHYTREGYETASRHFDPHDLDVSVVGRSFMITGANSGIGRVTAMAIAKKGGTVHMVCRDPDKAEEARAEIIRESGNSEVHVHIVDLSETRKVWEFAEVFRKQYTALNVLINNAGCMLYKRELNADGLEKSFATNTMAVYVLTRTLIPLLQKSRDPRVITVSSGGMLVQKLKTDDLQSENRYFDGVMVYAQNKRQQVVLTRQWAKAHPAIHFSVMHPGWVDTPAVSTSMPKFHKMMEGRLRTVEQGADTVVWLALCRATSRTRSGLFFQDRIPVPVHLPVAWTHSSSEDIQCFMGQLEALANAIQSKRPDVLPNSTDFTNPQFV, translated from the exons agaGGGATATGAGACTGCATCAAGACATTTTGATCCACATGATTTGGACGTATCAGTTGTGGGAAGATCCTTTATGATCACAGGCGCCAACAGTGGTATTGGGAGAGTGACTGCCATGGCAATAGCAAAGAAAG GTGGGACTGTACACATGGTGTGCAGGGACCCAGATAAAGCTGAGGAGGCCAGAGCTGAGATCATCAGGGAGTCTGGAAACTCA gAGGTGCATGTCCACATTGTAGACCTGTCAGAGACACGAAAAGTGTGGGAGTTTGCAGAAGTGTTTAGAAAGCAATATACAGCCCTAAATGTTTTA ATAAACAATGCAggatgtatgttgtacaagagAGAGCTGAATGCTGATGGACTGGAGAAGAGTTTTGCCACCAACACGATGG CGGTGTACGTGCTCACTCGGACCCTCATACCCCTTCTACAGAAGAGCAGGGATCCAAGGGTG ATCACGGTGTCCTCAGGCGGTATGCTTGTTCAAAAACTCAAAACTGATGACTTGCAGTCAGAGAACCGTTACTTTGATGGAGTAATGGTCTATGCCCAAAATAAG AGACAGCAGGTGGTGCTAACAAGGCAGTGGGCCAAAGCTCACCCTGCCATACACTTCTCTGTGATGCATCCTGGCTGGGTGGATACTCCAG CCGTGTCTACTTCAATGCCGAAGTTTCACAAGATGATGGAGGGGAGGCTGCGCACTGTGGAGCAGGGAGCTGACACTGTAGTTTGGCTGGCTTTGTGTCGAGCTACTTCAAGAACTCGTAGTGGGTTGTTCTTTCAAG ATCGTATACCCGTCCCTGTACACTTGCCTGTGGCTTGGACTCACAGCTCTTCTGAGGATATTCAGTGTTTCATGGGACAATTGGAAGCACTGGCCAACGCCATACAATCAAAAAGACCAGATGTACTCCCGAATTCCACTGATTTTACCAATCCTCAATTTGTTTGA